ACGCCATTAGTAGCCTTCTATGAGCCATGTTGAGCCATCTCTGTCTTCTAACAAGGAGGTGTTTATGAAGTATTTTAGCTGGATTGTTTGTATAGTCGTTTTTGTTATGCTGGTTTCTCCTGCAGATGCTTTGATTATCAGGCGTGCTGAGTCGGTCGAGGTTGCTGTCGATGAGGTGATCGACGACGACCTTATCGCCTTCGCCAGCAATGTGGACATCAAGGGTGTGGTAACGGGTAATGTGTGTGCTTTCGCACAGACGGTTAATGTTACCGGCGATATCGGGGGTTCACTCTTCATCGGCGCCGCCAATTCAAGCATCAATGCAAGAAGCGTGCAGACGGTGTGGGCTGCTGGCGGAAATTTGAATATCTCCGGCAATGTCGCCAAGAACGTAATACTTGCAGGTGGTTCTCTAAAGATTGATTCCAATGCTATTGTTGGGAAGGACCTCTATGCGTACGGCGGTAATTTCGCCGTCGATGGCAATATCAATGGTGCGGTAAAGGGATCGGTCGGCAAGTTTGTCATGGCCGGTAAGAGCAGCCGCGTGAAGATCAGGGCAGATAAGGCACGAATCAAGTCAACGGCGGTTGTATCGGGCGATTTTCACCTAACGAGTGAAGATGAACCCGAGATCGACGAGGGTGCCATTATCGGAGGTGAGCTGTCAGTACGTGAAGTAGAGGAGGACGAGGCAAAACCGTTTTTCTTTGCTATGGCACCGCTGCTTGCATTCCTGTTTGGGGTTATCAAGGTAATTGTGTGGATCAGCAAAATTATCGTGGGTATTATGCTCATTGCCCTGTGCCAGAAATATGTGCGCAGGGTCATGGATACGTTTGTCAAGCAGACCTGGAAATCCTTGGGCGTTGGTTTTCTCGGCGTTATAGCGATACCTGTTGCTTCCGCGGTTCTGTTCGCAACGCTAATTGGATATCCGCTCGGTGTGCTTGCTCTATATATATTCTCCATACTCTGTTATGTTTCTTCGATCTTTGTCGCGGTCATATTAGGCGAGAAGGTCATTCAGATTTTCAACAAAGGCAAAGAAGTGTCGCTTTACCTCTCCTTCGTGATCGGTATGCTTATACTTCTAGTTGTTGGATTCATTCCGATACTAAGTTTTCTGGTCCGGATTTTTGTGATTCTCTTTGGCTTCGGGATGGTCATACTTGCCACCTGGCATCTTATGAAAGATATACGCGAGAAGGGTTTGGTGTAGTAACGTATGCACATCCTCATTGTTGATGACGAGGAATCACAGCGCAACTTGCTCGCGGGATTTCTCGGCAAGGAAGGTCATAACGTCAGAACTGCCTCCTCGGGCAAGGAGGCGATCGATATTATTTCTGAATCCGGTTTCGACCTGGCCATCATGGATTTGAAGATGCCTGAACTTGATGGGATTGAGACGATGCGGCGCATGAAGGAGATCGACCCGGAAACGTATTATGTAATCCTAACGGGTTACGGTACGGTCGAATCCGCGGTCCAGGCGATGAAGCAGGGGGCCTATGACTATTTGAATAAGCCGGTCAATCTCGATGAACTCGAGTTGATCATTGAGCGCATACATGGAGAATTAAACATACATCAGGAACTTGAGATATTACGTGCAGAGATCGATGGAAAATTTCAGAGCGATGCATTCATTGCCGAGAGTCCCAAGATGCGGGAGGTCTTGAGCGTGATTTCAAGGGTGGCACGTTCGGATTCAAACGTGCTGCTTCTTGGTGAATCGGGGACTGGCAAGGATATGGTTGCGCGCATGATACACAACGCCAGCCTGCGCAGCAATGGTCGTTTCATTGCCATATCATGTGCCGCGCTGCCCGAGACGTTGCTTGAAAGCGAACTCTTTGGATATGAGAGAGGTGCCTTCTCCGGTGCTGAGAAGAGGAGGATAGGTAAATTCGAGCTTGCTCACAGAGGCACCATATTCCTTGACGAGATCGGCGAGATACCAGTGAGCACACAGGTGAAACTGCTGCGGGTTTTGCAGGAGTTCTCATTCGAGAGACTGGGTGGTAATACATCCATCAAGGTCGATGTGAGGCTTGTTACTGCAACAAATCAGGATCTGAAGAAAAAGATCACCGATGGTTCTTTCCGTGAAGACCTTTTCTACCGGTTGAATGTAATAACGATTACACTCCCCCCGTTACGGGAGAGAAAAGAAGATATCAAATTGCTGGCCGAGCATTTCGTTGAGAAATTCAGCAAAAAATGTGCAAGTGATATTAAAGGTGTTTCAAAAAACGCCCTCGATAAGATGATGCGTTATGAGTGGCCGGGCAACGTAAGGGAACTCGAGAACGTAATGGAACGTGCGGTGGTTTTGTGCCGGGGTAGCTACATCGGAAGTGGGGATATACCTCTTGAAAGCAGCATGACGCAGAAAGACACGGGGCGCGCATCACTGTCGGACGTGGAGCAAGAACACATCGTTGCGACACTCACGCAGACGGGTTGGAATTTGTCGGCTGCTGCCGCCCGGTTGGGAATACACCGTAATACACTCCGTTCAAAGATGAATCAGTACGGGATCAGAAGGAACGCTGGATAGAAGATAGAACAGATGGGCGATTCTGCATTGGGGATTTTATAGGAGCGTTAATTTAAACAGGTAGATTCGTAGTAACCATTTTCATTAGAGCTCATCCACCGAGATATCTGAAGAGTCCCGGATAACTCTCATCACGTCAA
The sequence above is drawn from the candidate division WOR-3 bacterium genome and encodes:
- a CDS encoding sigma-54 dependent transcriptional regulator; translated protein: MHILIVDDEESQRNLLAGFLGKEGHNVRTASSGKEAIDIISESGFDLAIMDLKMPELDGIETMRRMKEIDPETYYVILTGYGTVESAVQAMKQGAYDYLNKPVNLDELELIIERIHGELNIHQELEILRAEIDGKFQSDAFIAESPKMREVLSVISRVARSDSNVLLLGESGTGKDMVARMIHNASLRSNGRFIAISCAALPETLLESELFGYERGAFSGAEKRRIGKFELAHRGTIFLDEIGEIPVSTQVKLLRVLQEFSFERLGGNTSIKVDVRLVTATNQDLKKKITDGSFREDLFYRLNVITITLPPLRERKEDIKLLAEHFVEKFSKKCASDIKGVSKNALDKMMRYEWPGNVRELENVMERAVVLCRGSYIGSGDIPLESSMTQKDTGRASLSDVEQEHIVATLTQTGWNLSAAAARLGIHRNTLRSKMNQYGIRRNAG